A region from the Triticum aestivum cultivar Chinese Spring chromosome 3D, IWGSC CS RefSeq v2.1, whole genome shotgun sequence genome encodes:
- the LOC123077584 gene encoding chloride channel protein CLC-c-like, with translation MVHTGACIANLLGQGGSRKYHLTCNWLRYFKNDRDRRDLITCGCAAGVAAAFRAPVGGVLFALEEAASWWRSALLWRAFFTTAVVAVVLRTLIEFCRSGKCGLFGQGGLIMFDLSSTVATYSSPDLLAIILLGIIGGIFGGLFNFLLDKILRIYSIINERGAPSKILLTIIVSVITSMCSYGLPWLASCTQCPEDAVEQCPTVGRSGNYKNFQCPPGYYNGMASLFFNTNDDAIRNLFSTGTATEYHMSSLFIFFVAIYCLGLVTYGIAVPSGLFIPVILAGATYGRIVGTLLGSISSLDPGLFALLGAASFLGGTMRMTVSVCVILLELTNDLQMLPLVMLVLLISKTIADSFNKGVYDQIVVMKGLPYMEAHAEPYMRHLVAGDVVTGPLITFSGVEKVGDIVTALRITGHNGFPVVDEPPLTEVPELVGLVIRSHLLVLLKGKMFMKEPVKMSGSFVMERFGAFDFAKAGSGKGLKIEDLHFTDEEMQMYVDLHAIANTSPYTVVETMSLAKAALLFRELGLRHLLVVPKTPYRPPIVGILTRHDFVAEHIHDLFPSLNPHNFHSASMGG, from the exons ATGGTACATACGGGGGCGTGCATTGCAAACTTACTTGGTCAGGGAGGGTCACGCAAGTACCATCTTACATGCAATTGGCTAAGATATTTCAAGAACGACAGGGATAGGCGGGATTTGATTACGTGTGGGTGCGCGGCTGGAGTGGCCGCTGCCTTCCGCGCACCTGTTGGTGGCGTCCTGTTTGCTCTTGAGGAAGCAGCATCATG GTGGCGAAGTGCTCTTTTATGGAGAGCATTCTTTACAACTGCTGTTGTTGCTGTCGTGTTGAGGACTCTGATTGAGTTCTGTCGCAGTGGAAAGTGTGGTCTCTTTGGGCAAGGTGGATTGATTATGTTTGATCTAAGTTCAACAGTTGCAACCTATAGTAGTCCGGATCTACTTGCAATAATTCTCCTTGGAATAATTGGTGGTATATTCGGAGGCCTCTTTAACTTTCTCTTGGATAAAATTCTTCGTATTTACAGTATTATCAATGA GAGAGGTGCTCCATCCAAGATCCTCCTCACTATAATAGTATCAGTTATCACATCAATGTGCTCCTATGGCCTCCCTTGGCTTGCTTCGTGCACTCAATGCCCCGAAGATGCCGTGGAGCAATGTCCTACCGTTGGTCGCTCTGGCAACTATAAGAACTTTCAGTGCCCACCAGGGTATTACAATGGTATGGCATCACTTTTCTTCAATACAAATGATGATGCCATACGCAATCTTTTCAGCACTGGAACAGCGACTGAGTACCACATGTCTAGTCTTTTCATCTTCTTCGTTGCAATCTATTGCCTTGGACTTGTGACTTACGGAATTGCCGTCCCATCTGGTCTCTTCATCCCTGTTATCCTTGCTGGAGCCACATACGGTCGAATAGTGGGCACACTCTTGGGATCCATATCAAGTCTTGACCCTGGACTTTTTGCGCTTCTTGGTGCGGCGTCTTTTCTCGGCGGAACAATGAGAATGACTGTGTCAGTCTGCGTGATCCTTCTAGAACTCACCAATGATCTGCAAATGCTCCCTTTGGTCATGCTTGTTCTTCTAATATCGAAGACCATAGCGGATAGCTTTAACAAAGGGGTTTATGATCAGATAGTGGTAATGAAAGGTTTGCCGTACATGGAGGCTCATGCTGAACCGTACATGAGACATTTGGTTGCTGGTGATGTTGTGACTGGCCCACTAATCACCTTTTCAGGTGTTGAGAAGGTAGGCGACATTGTTACTGCGTTGAGGATCACGGGCCACAATGGATTTCCAGTGGTTGACGAGCCACCTCTAACAGAAGTGCCTGAGTTGGTTGGGCTTGTGATCAGGTCACATCTATTGGTTTTGCTGAAAGGCAAGATGTTCATGAAGGAGCCAGTGAAAATGAGCGGTAGCTTTGTTATGGAAAGATTTGGTGCCTTTGATTTTGCTAAGGCAGGGTCAGGGAAGGGTTTAAAAATTGAGGATCTGCATTTCACTGATGAGGAGATGCAAATGTATGTAGATCTCCATGCAATTGCAAACACCTCGCCATATACAGTGGTTGAGACAATGTCACTAGCAAAAGCTGCACTCCTATTCCGAGAACTAGGATTGAGACATCTCTTGGTTGTTCCAAAGACCCCATAC AGGCCTCCCATTGTTGGAATTCTCACAAGGCATGATTTTGTGGCGGAACATATCCATGACCTATTCCCAAGTCTCAATCCTCACAACTTTCATTCAGCCTCAATGGGAGGTTGA